One part of the Nocardioides conyzicola genome encodes these proteins:
- a CDS encoding class I SAM-dependent methyltransferase, whose protein sequence is MENHPPVRVERRPVSEQESRRANGPDWDRYADEYQSTHGEFLGDAGFVWGPEGFTEAEAGVLGDVADRDVLEVGSGAGQCSRWVRSRGGRAYGLDLSFRQLQHSRRIDAETGVCVPSVLGTATALPFADDSFDVVFSSFGALQFVSEIDAAVSETARVLRPGGRYAFSITHPTRWMFPDDPGVEGLTASQSYWDRTPYVEVDDATGVVSYVEHHRTLGDWVSLLAGAGFMITELLEPEWPEGHERVWGGWSGVRGRLTPGTALFGARLLPT, encoded by the coding sequence GTGGAGAACCATCCCCCCGTGCGGGTGGAGCGACGGCCGGTCTCGGAGCAGGAGTCGCGACGGGCCAACGGCCCGGACTGGGATCGGTACGCCGACGAGTACCAGTCGACGCACGGCGAGTTCCTGGGTGACGCCGGCTTCGTCTGGGGGCCCGAGGGCTTCACCGAGGCGGAGGCCGGCGTCCTGGGTGACGTCGCCGACCGGGACGTGCTTGAGGTCGGGTCCGGCGCCGGGCAGTGCTCACGCTGGGTGCGCAGCCGCGGCGGTCGCGCGTACGGGCTGGACCTGTCCTTCCGCCAGCTCCAGCACTCCCGCCGGATCGACGCCGAGACCGGCGTCTGCGTCCCGTCGGTGCTCGGCACCGCCACCGCGCTGCCCTTCGCCGACGACTCGTTCGACGTCGTCTTCTCCTCCTTCGGCGCCCTGCAGTTCGTCAGCGAGATCGACGCAGCGGTCAGCGAGACCGCACGGGTGCTGCGCCCGGGCGGCCGGTACGCCTTCTCGATCACCCACCCGACCCGGTGGATGTTCCCTGACGACCCCGGGGTGGAGGGGCTCACCGCGAGCCAGTCCTACTGGGACCGCACGCCGTACGTCGAGGTCGACGACGCGACCGGGGTCGTGTCGTACGTCGAGCACCACCGCACGCTCGGCGACTGGGTGTCGCTGCTGGCCGGGGCGGGATTCATGATCACCGAACTGCTCGAGCCGGAGTGGCCCGAGGGGCACGAGCGGGTCTGGGGCGGCTGGTCGGGCGTCCGCGGCCGGCTCACCCCCGGCACCGCACTCTTCGGCGCCAGGCTGCTCCCGACGTGA
- a CDS encoding DUF3068 domain-containing protein — MAPVTRLLGCADSLAYQEGRTVRKTLAIILIFVGMFLVVIGILAQFYAPDRLEKTPLDVHNVTHLSGTAELGGESVPIKITSTTVTDSDKSTDNVVVWNNASCVVKDEDDVPDCVSTDDPGNRLISASTDQFATDRVNGLAVADATKYLGADATPHVGLVNKWPFNAQKKTYPYWDDTVGAAVDAVYQSTKDLDGIEVYVYKLTVDKAPASIAEGIDGLYSANTEFWVEPRTGDILNQIEDQVRTTTDGSPVLSIQAEFTDKQQKDSIASSHDNLSKLDLLEKWVPLVGYIAGALCLIAGILLTLSTRRRDEGSSNGTREKAAVA; from the coding sequence GTGGCGCCCGTCACGCGGCTGCTAGGCTGCGCCGACTCGTTGGCGTACCAGGAGGGGCGGACAGTGCGAAAGACCTTGGCAATCATCCTGATTTTTGTGGGGATGTTCCTCGTGGTGATCGGCATTCTCGCGCAGTTCTATGCGCCGGATCGCTTGGAGAAGACGCCGCTCGACGTCCACAACGTGACTCACCTGTCCGGCACCGCTGAGCTCGGTGGCGAGAGTGTGCCGATCAAGATCACGAGCACCACGGTCACGGACTCCGACAAGTCCACCGACAACGTCGTGGTCTGGAACAACGCCAGCTGCGTGGTCAAGGACGAGGACGACGTGCCCGACTGCGTCTCGACCGACGACCCGGGCAACCGCCTGATCTCGGCGTCGACCGACCAGTTCGCGACCGACCGGGTGAACGGGCTCGCCGTCGCCGACGCGACGAAGTACCTGGGCGCCGACGCCACGCCGCACGTCGGCCTGGTCAACAAGTGGCCGTTCAACGCGCAGAAGAAGACGTACCCCTACTGGGACGACACCGTCGGCGCGGCCGTCGACGCCGTCTACCAGAGCACCAAGGACCTCGACGGCATCGAGGTGTACGTCTACAAGCTGACGGTCGACAAGGCGCCCGCCTCGATCGCCGAGGGCATCGACGGTCTCTACTCCGCGAACACCGAGTTCTGGGTCGAGCCGCGCACGGGCGACATCCTGAACCAGATCGAGGACCAGGTGCGGACCACGACCGACGGCTCGCCGGTGCTCTCGATCCAGGCCGAGTTCACGGACAAGCAGCAGAAGGACAGCATCGCGAGCTCGCACGACAACCTGAGCAAGCTGGACCTCCTCGAGAAGTGGGTCCCGCTCGTCGGGTACATCGCCGGCGCGCTGTGCCTGATCGCCGGCATCCTGCTGACGCTCTCGACCCGCCGCCGCGACGAGGGCTCCTCCAACGGCACGCGCGAGAAGGCCGCGGTCGCCTGA
- the rpsA gene encoding 30S ribosomal protein S1, which produces MTSTLPDLEFPQVAINDIGSEEDFLAAIDATIKYFNDGDIVEGTIVKVDRDEVLLDIGYKTEGVIPSRELSIKHDVDPNEVVSVGDKVEALVLQKEDKEGRLILSKKRAQYERAWGTIEQVKEEDGVVEGTVIEVVKGGLILDIGLRGFLPASLVEMRRVRDLQPYVGQTLEAKIIELDKNRNNVVLSRRAWLEQTQSEVRHGFLTQLQKGQIRKGVVSSIVNFGAFVDLGGVDGLVHVSELSWKHIDHPSEVVAVGDEVTVEVLDVDMDRERVSLSLKATQEDPWQHFARTHQIGQIVPGKVTKLVPFGAFVRVEEGIEGLVHISELAERHVEIPEQVVQVNDDVMVKIIDIDLERRRISLSLKQANETAAAGDVEDFDPTLYGMTATYDEQGNYVYPEGFDPETGEWLEGFDDQRAVWEDQYAKAHARWEAHVKQQAEAKVAEAEAGEATSYSSSAEVDEDVDAGGSLASDEALQALREKLTGGTA; this is translated from the coding sequence ATGACGAGCACCCTTCCCGACCTCGAGTTCCCTCAGGTCGCGATCAACGACATCGGATCCGAAGAGGACTTCCTCGCCGCGATCGATGCGACCATCAAGTACTTCAACGACGGCGACATCGTCGAGGGCACCATCGTCAAGGTGGACCGCGACGAGGTCCTCCTCGACATCGGCTACAAGACCGAGGGCGTCATCCCCTCCCGCGAGCTGTCGATCAAGCACGACGTCGACCCCAACGAGGTCGTTTCCGTGGGCGACAAGGTCGAGGCCCTGGTCCTCCAGAAGGAGGACAAGGAAGGCCGCCTGATCCTGTCCAAGAAGCGCGCACAGTACGAGCGCGCCTGGGGCACCATCGAGCAGGTCAAGGAAGAGGACGGCGTCGTCGAAGGCACCGTCATCGAGGTCGTCAAGGGTGGTCTCATCCTCGACATCGGCCTGCGCGGCTTCCTGCCCGCCTCCCTGGTCGAGATGCGTCGCGTCCGCGACCTGCAGCCCTACGTCGGTCAGACCCTCGAGGCCAAGATCATCGAGCTCGACAAGAACCGCAACAACGTGGTCCTGTCGCGCCGTGCCTGGCTCGAGCAGACCCAGTCCGAGGTTCGCCACGGCTTCCTGACCCAGCTCCAGAAGGGTCAGATCCGCAAGGGTGTCGTCTCCTCCATCGTCAACTTCGGTGCGTTCGTGGACCTCGGCGGCGTCGACGGTCTCGTCCACGTCTCGGAGCTGTCCTGGAAGCACATCGACCACCCGTCCGAGGTCGTCGCCGTGGGCGACGAGGTCACCGTCGAGGTGCTCGACGTCGACATGGACCGCGAGCGTGTCTCCCTGTCGCTGAAGGCGACGCAGGAGGACCCGTGGCAGCACTTCGCCCGGACCCACCAGATCGGCCAGATCGTGCCCGGCAAGGTCACCAAGCTGGTCCCGTTCGGTGCGTTCGTCCGCGTCGAGGAGGGCATCGAGGGCCTGGTGCACATCTCCGAGCTCGCCGAGCGTCACGTCGAGATCCCGGAACAGGTCGTCCAGGTCAACGACGACGTCATGGTCAAGATCATCGACATCGACCTCGAGCGTCGCCGGATCTCGCTGTCGCTCAAGCAGGCCAACGAGACCGCCGCCGCGGGTGACGTCGAGGACTTCGACCCGACCCTCTACGGCATGACGGCCACGTACGACGAGCAGGGCAACTACGTCTACCCCGAGGGCTTCGACCCGGAGACCGGCGAGTGGCTCGAGGGCTTCGACGACCAGCGCGCGGTCTGGGAGGACCAGTACGCGAAGGCGCACGCCCGCTGGGAGGCGCACGTCAAGCAGCAGGCCGAGGCCAAGGTCGCCGAGGCCGAGGCCGGCGAGGCCACGTCGTACTCCTCCTCCGCCGAGGTGGACGAGGACGTCGACGCCGGCGGCTCGCTCGCCTCCGACGAGGCGCTGCAGGCTCTCCGCGAGAAGCTCACCGGCGGCACCGCCTGA